Proteins from a single region of Chryseobacterium sp. T16E-39:
- a CDS encoding ion transporter has product MEKEHNLVPEDTLWKKFLYRVIYRADTKLGKLFDIILLALILVSTLIIMMESVPQLDRRFHLTFIILEWIISLFFSVEYVTRIIVVKNKKNYIFSFFGIIDFLALVPFYLSFFFPVTKYFLIFRMLRMLRVFRIFNLLDFMNDGYLIVRALKNSSRKIYIFLLFLIIFSVIVGSLMFMVEGGRTGFETIPQSIYWAVVTVTTVGYGDVSPITPMGKFFAVILMLAGYSIIAVPTGIVTAEMRNKRQNLEMVCERCGNEDIDDDARYCKQCGKKLA; this is encoded by the coding sequence ATGGAAAAAGAACACAATCTTGTCCCAGAGGATACATTATGGAAAAAATTTCTTTATCGTGTTATATATCGCGCTGACACAAAGCTGGGCAAGCTTTTTGATATTATATTACTCGCTTTAATCCTTGTCAGTACATTGATCATCATGATGGAAAGTGTACCTCAGTTAGACAGAAGGTTCCATTTAACATTTATCATTCTTGAATGGATCATCTCTTTGTTTTTCTCTGTTGAATATGTGACACGTATAATCGTGGTAAAGAATAAAAAAAACTATATTTTCAGTTTCTTTGGAATTATAGATTTCCTCGCTCTTGTTCCATTTTACTTAAGCTTTTTCTTTCCGGTCACAAAGTATTTTTTGATATTCAGAATGCTTAGAATGTTGAGGGTTTTCAGGATCTTCAACCTATTGGATTTTATGAATGACGGGTATCTTATTGTACGTGCACTAAAAAACAGCTCTAGAAAAATCTATATATTCCTTCTGTTTCTCATTATCTTTTCAGTGATTGTCGGCTCATTGATGTTTATGGTAGAAGGGGGAAGAACAGGATTCGAGACCATTCCGCAATCCATTTACTGGGCTGTAGTTACGGTAACTACAGTTGGTTATGGGGATGTTTCCCCTATTACCCCGATGGGAAAGTTTTTTGCAGTGATCCTGATGCTTGCCGGATATTCTATTATCGCAGTCCCAACCGGAATTGTAACCGCAGAAATGCGAAACAAAAGACAAAACCTGGAGATGGTCTGTGAAAGGTGCGGAAATGAAGATATTGACGACGATGCACGGTACTGTAAACAGTGTGGCAAGAAATTAGCTTAA
- a CDS encoding Nif3-like dinuclear metal center hexameric protein translates to MTISEVISEIEKRIPLQQAEDFDNVGLLCGVSDREVSGILVCHDALENVVEEAIQKGLNFIVCFHPIIFSGLKSLTGKNYVERAVLKAVENKIAIYAIHTAFDNDFFGVNAGICDHLGLKNVKILQPKKNNLKQLTVYVPKDYSEQVKESLFSAGAGNIGFYDECSFSINGAGTFRPVEGSNPFSGQKDIRENTDENMISVIFEGYKQSQIISAMKSSHPYEEVAYQIYSLDNENQYSGLGMYGELEEEVSEEYFLRFVKEKFNLEVIRHSGLNHKKIKRVGVLGGSGASGIKSALSKKCDAYLTGDIKYHDFFLAESKMLICDIGHYESEQWVVKQLFEILSQKFSTFAISKSNEKTNPVNYFL, encoded by the coding sequence ATGACAATAAGTGAAGTAATCTCGGAAATAGAGAAGCGTATTCCGCTACAGCAGGCAGAGGATTTTGATAATGTAGGTTTGTTGTGTGGGGTTTCTGATCGTGAGGTGAGTGGAATCCTGGTGTGCCACGATGCTTTGGAAAATGTTGTTGAAGAAGCTATTCAGAAAGGACTAAATTTTATTGTGTGTTTTCATCCTATTATTTTTTCGGGGCTAAAATCTTTAACCGGAAAGAACTATGTGGAAAGAGCGGTTCTAAAAGCGGTTGAAAATAAAATTGCCATCTATGCAATCCATACAGCCTTTGATAATGATTTCTTTGGAGTAAATGCAGGAATATGTGATCATTTGGGCTTAAAGAATGTGAAAATCCTTCAACCTAAGAAAAATAATTTGAAGCAGCTTACCGTATATGTTCCGAAAGACTATTCAGAGCAGGTGAAGGAATCTCTTTTTTCTGCGGGAGCAGGAAATATAGGTTTTTATGATGAATGTAGCTTCAGTATCAATGGCGCTGGAACGTTCAGACCTGTTGAAGGTTCTAATCCATTTTCAGGACAGAAAGACATCAGAGAAAACACGGATGAAAATATGATCTCTGTGATTTTTGAAGGCTATAAACAATCGCAGATTATTTCTGCTATGAAATCTTCACATCCCTATGAAGAAGTTGCTTATCAGATTTACAGTTTGGATAATGAAAATCAATATTCAGGATTGGGAATGTATGGTGAGTTGGAAGAGGAAGTGAGTGAAGAGTATTTTTTACGATTTGTTAAAGAAAAGTTCAATCTTGAAGTGATCAGGCATTCAGGATTGAATCATAAGAAAATCAAGAGAGTAGGTGTTTTAGGAGGTTCCGGAGCTAGTGGAATAAAATCAGCATTATCCAAAAAATGTGATGCCTACCTGACAGGAGACATTAAATATCACGACTTTTTTTTAGCGGAATCTAAAATGTTAATTTGTGATATAGGGCATTATGAATCAGAACAATGGGTTGTAAAACAATTATTTGAAATTTTGTCACAAAAATTTAGTACATTTGCAATCTCAAAATCCAACGAAAAAACAAACCCAGTAAATTATTTCCTTTAG
- a CDS encoding zinc ribbon domain-containing protein produces MAKTNDISVEEKLRALYDLQIIDSRLDEIRNTRGELPIEVEDLEIEIEGLEKRAEKFHAEIKDQDDQIKTKHEVINHAKTLIEKYKSQQDNVRNNKEFEALGKEIEFQDLEIQLAEKRIKEFGIKITHKNETVEELNAKINDLKNHLKFKKEELEGLVSETQKEEDYLLEQSKEFAGKIDERLLASYNRIRTNSINGLAVVGLERGAPKGSFFTIPPQKQMEIAQRKKIIIDEHSGKILVDDELVMEENERMKSVIKF; encoded by the coding sequence ATGGCAAAAACCAACGATATTTCAGTTGAAGAGAAATTAAGAGCTTTATACGATTTACAAATCATAGATTCAAGATTGGATGAAATCCGAAATACAAGAGGAGAATTGCCAATTGAGGTTGAAGATCTGGAAATCGAAATTGAAGGGCTTGAAAAAAGAGCTGAAAAATTTCATGCAGAGATCAAAGATCAGGACGATCAGATCAAAACAAAGCATGAAGTAATTAACCATGCAAAAACTCTAATTGAGAAATACAAATCTCAACAAGATAACGTAAGAAACAATAAAGAGTTTGAAGCTTTAGGTAAGGAGATTGAATTCCAAGATCTTGAAATCCAACTTGCGGAAAAAAGAATTAAAGAATTTGGTATCAAAATCACACATAAAAATGAAACCGTAGAAGAGTTGAATGCGAAAATCAACGATCTTAAAAATCACTTAAAATTCAAAAAAGAAGAATTGGAAGGATTGGTTTCTGAAACACAGAAAGAAGAAGATTATTTGCTAGAGCAATCAAAAGAATTTGCAGGTAAAATTGACGAAAGATTACTTGCTTCTTACAACAGAATCAGAACCAACTCAATCAATGGTTTAGCGGTTGTAGGATTAGAAAGAGGAGCTCCAAAAGGATCATTCTTTACCATCCCACCACAAAAGCAGATGGAAATTGCTCAAAGAAAGAAAATTATTATCGATGAGCATTCTGGAAAAATCTTAGTGGATGACGAATTGGTAATGGAAGAAAATGAAAGAATGAAATCTGTGATTAAATTTTAA